A single window of Microbispora hainanensis DNA harbors:
- a CDS encoding aldehyde dehydrogenase family protein: MAVQIVSVVAGEELASGTPYESVNPARPAETVATVLLAGADDFAGASRAASVAQREWARVPAPVRGRVIASIGRLVEANTEALARLVTEEIGKPYAEALGEVREIVDTCDFFLGEGRRLYGQTVPSEMPDKSLFTFRVPVGVAAVVTAGNFPVAVPSWYLVPALLCGNAVVWKPAEYAAASAHALYRLFAAAGLPDGVLNIVFADGEQTYAGLDRALGEGTVQKVGFTGSSAVGRAVGELCGRHLQSPCLELGGKNPMVVMPDADLDLAAEGALFSGFGTAGQRCTSLGTVIVHEDVHDEFLRRFTALVRDAKIGDPNGDVLYGPLLDHKFAERYEEYLGWIQPHHTVLPGPVGRMDGEGLYYHPVVVDGVRPDDRLFLEETFGPIVGVTTFATLDEAIDLANRPGYGLSSSIYTSDPKAVFRFREGVSAGMVSVNNSTSGAEAHLPFGGNGRSGNGSRQSGMWVLDQFTRWQAMNWDYSGRLQKAQMDVAEITPDLGFRL, translated from the coding sequence GTGGCTGTGCAGATCGTTTCCGTCGTCGCGGGTGAGGAGCTCGCTTCGGGCACGCCGTACGAGTCCGTCAACCCGGCGCGGCCCGCGGAGACGGTGGCGACCGTCCTGCTCGCCGGCGCGGACGACTTCGCCGGCGCCAGCCGCGCCGCGTCGGTCGCCCAGCGGGAGTGGGCGCGCGTCCCCGCTCCGGTGCGCGGCCGGGTGATCGCCTCGATCGGCCGCCTGGTCGAGGCCAACACCGAGGCGCTGGCCCGGCTGGTGACCGAGGAGATCGGCAAGCCGTACGCCGAGGCGCTGGGCGAGGTCCGCGAGATCGTGGACACCTGCGACTTCTTCCTGGGCGAGGGCCGCCGCCTCTACGGGCAGACCGTGCCGTCGGAGATGCCCGACAAGAGCCTGTTCACCTTCCGCGTCCCGGTCGGCGTGGCGGCGGTCGTGACCGCGGGCAACTTCCCGGTGGCGGTCCCCTCGTGGTATCTGGTCCCGGCGCTGCTGTGCGGCAACGCGGTGGTGTGGAAGCCGGCCGAATACGCCGCGGCCTCCGCGCACGCGCTCTATCGGCTGTTCGCGGCGGCCGGGCTGCCCGACGGCGTGCTCAACATCGTCTTCGCCGACGGCGAGCAGACGTACGCGGGACTCGACCGCGCGCTCGGCGAGGGCACCGTGCAGAAGGTCGGCTTCACCGGGTCGAGCGCGGTCGGCCGGGCCGTCGGCGAGCTGTGCGGGCGGCACCTGCAGTCGCCCTGCCTGGAGCTCGGCGGCAAGAACCCGATGGTCGTCATGCCGGACGCCGATCTCGATCTCGCCGCCGAGGGCGCGCTGTTCTCCGGCTTCGGCACCGCCGGTCAGCGGTGCACCTCCCTCGGCACGGTCATCGTGCACGAGGACGTCCACGACGAGTTCCTGCGCCGGTTCACCGCCCTCGTGCGCGACGCGAAGATCGGCGACCCGAACGGCGACGTGCTGTACGGCCCGCTGCTCGACCACAAGTTCGCCGAGCGTTACGAGGAATACCTGGGCTGGATCCAGCCGCACCACACCGTGCTGCCGGGCCCGGTCGGCCGGATGGACGGCGAGGGCCTCTACTACCACCCCGTGGTGGTGGACGGCGTCCGTCCCGATGACCGGCTGTTCCTGGAGGAGACGTTCGGTCCGATCGTGGGCGTGACGACGTTCGCCACTCTCGACGAGGCGATCGACCTGGCCAACCGGCCCGGATATGGCCTGTCGTCGTCCATCTACACCTCCGACCCGAAGGCGGTGTTCCGGTTCCGCGAGGGCGTGTCGGCCGGCATGGTCAGCGTCAACAACTCCACCTCCGGCGCGGAGGCCCACCTGCCGTTCGGCGGGAACGGCAGGTCGGGCAACGGCAGCAGGCAGAGCGGCATGTGGGTGCTCGACCAGTTCACCCGCTGGCAGGCGATGAACTGGGACTACTCAGGCCGCCTGCAGAAGGCCCAGATGGACGTGGCGGAGATCACGCCCGATCTGGGCTTCCGCCTCTGA
- a CDS encoding AAA family ATPase: MSTALPPKHHEGLREPGSGPVDRDPLTRKRLPLWDRTKFLILLAVAFGVLYWNEIATYEGIISPYDAAVMTVRNASWVLWLAGIEVVRQIHFLISERSAGYHRFWTQRVFGGWNRWSHRRFNDWNRYRISRAIKWAVWIAIIALVLGKVQQVSPLEALYSVPATVWGFLPMVLQLMLIMVVAVGQFVAIFWFLSRGGVDVYYPDDIKTRFSDVWGQDHVVERVKENIVFLEKPDEIEARGGYVPSGILLWGPPGTGKTLMAEAVAGSTGKPYVFVDPGAFINMFFGVGVLKVKSLFRKLRKLALRYGGVIVFFDEADSLGRRGALAQGGPGGWGRSVPAPFADSGCNGFAYLDPHTRTVLGRHAAGPAAEAAPARMPRTGAFVNRLVYGAGMGGGGGGMGTLEALLTEISGLKKPRGFVNRYVRRLLGMRPKPPPKYRILIMMATNLPEALDDALLRPGRIDRIYKVGYPSKAGRIRTYKGYFDKVSHQLTDEQIDKLATITPYATGATIKDLVNESLITAIRDGRETITWSDVMRAKRLKQLGPPEDVEYIERERHAVAVHEACHAVAAYRTRHHLEIDLATIEKGADYLGMVASIKPEDQFTRWKSEYEADIMVSLASLAGERMFFGEDNSSGVSGDLQSATAITGLMEAHWGMGIGVASLPALQELGLREGKAAQPQPGGGGIGFTGTPAGRRDEMVPDMLPERIEFNLSRLLEKTAELLRENRREVLSVAHALEQHKTLNGDDVVAVIEGRMGPLIDGTVYTSDEFYEEIETYHAAAAAAHKAHSEVPVELPLPRSRVIEASVVPASSGGTAPVLVAPPPNGLAGGNGHTPATQPVAPAQPDFVPWSGSPPPVAPAPPFARSSAEPSRASYGALWAVVGVVVAVVLLMLLGVLLFAAPRGAAGAAGASVAGVPAGTAVLLAVALVAVIGGIAVAFLLVRSHQAGRRRAEEARDRAAERAQLLAAAMDPEVAMRLLGYDGRRGPES; the protein is encoded by the coding sequence ATGAGTACGGCCCTCCCACCGAAGCACCACGAGGGGCTTCGCGAGCCGGGGTCGGGTCCGGTGGACCGCGACCCGCTCACCAGGAAACGTCTGCCGCTGTGGGACCGGACGAAGTTCCTGATCCTGCTCGCCGTCGCGTTCGGCGTGCTGTACTGGAACGAGATCGCGACGTACGAGGGCATCATCTCCCCTTATGACGCCGCGGTGATGACCGTCCGGAACGCGTCGTGGGTGCTGTGGCTGGCGGGCATCGAGGTGGTCCGGCAGATCCACTTCCTCATCAGCGAGCGCTCGGCCGGCTATCACCGGTTCTGGACGCAGAGGGTCTTCGGCGGCTGGAACCGCTGGTCGCATCGTAGGTTCAACGACTGGAACCGCTACCGCATCTCCCGCGCGATCAAGTGGGCCGTGTGGATCGCGATCATCGCGCTGGTGCTGGGCAAGGTGCAGCAGGTCTCGCCGCTTGAGGCGCTGTACAGCGTGCCGGCCACGGTGTGGGGCTTCCTCCCCATGGTCCTGCAGCTCATGCTGATCATGGTGGTCGCGGTCGGCCAGTTCGTCGCGATCTTCTGGTTCCTGTCGCGGGGCGGCGTCGACGTCTACTACCCCGACGACATCAAGACGCGCTTCTCCGACGTCTGGGGCCAGGACCACGTGGTCGAGCGGGTCAAGGAGAACATCGTCTTCCTGGAGAAGCCGGACGAGATCGAGGCCAGGGGCGGCTACGTGCCCAGCGGCATCCTGCTGTGGGGCCCGCCCGGCACCGGCAAGACGCTCATGGCCGAGGCGGTCGCCGGCTCGACCGGCAAGCCGTACGTGTTCGTCGACCCGGGCGCGTTCATCAACATGTTCTTCGGCGTCGGCGTCCTCAAGGTCAAGTCGCTGTTCCGCAAGCTGCGCAAGCTGGCCCTGCGGTACGGCGGCGTCATCGTGTTCTTCGACGAGGCCGACTCGCTCGGCCGCCGCGGCGCGCTGGCGCAGGGCGGACCCGGCGGCTGGGGCAGGTCGGTCCCGGCGCCGTTCGCCGACTCCGGCTGCAACGGCTTCGCCTACCTCGACCCGCACACCCGTACGGTGCTCGGCCGTCACGCCGCGGGCCCGGCCGCCGAGGCCGCGCCGGCGCGGATGCCGCGCACCGGCGCCTTCGTCAACCGCCTCGTGTACGGCGCGGGCATGGGCGGCGGCGGTGGCGGCATGGGCACGCTGGAGGCGCTGCTCACCGAGATCTCCGGCCTGAAGAAGCCGCGCGGCTTCGTCAACCGCTATGTGCGCAGGCTGCTCGGCATGCGGCCCAAGCCGCCGCCGAAATACCGCATCCTCATCATGATGGCCACCAACCTGCCCGAGGCGCTGGACGACGCCCTGCTGCGGCCCGGCCGCATCGACCGCATCTACAAGGTCGGCTATCCCTCGAAGGCGGGCCGGATCCGCACGTACAAGGGCTACTTCGACAAGGTCAGCCACCAGCTCACCGACGAGCAGATCGACAAGCTCGCCACGATCACGCCGTACGCCACCGGTGCGACCATCAAGGACCTGGTCAACGAGTCGCTGATCACCGCGATCCGGGACGGCCGGGAGACCATCACCTGGTCGGACGTGATGCGGGCCAAGCGGCTCAAGCAGCTCGGGCCGCCCGAGGACGTCGAATACATCGAGCGTGAGCGGCACGCGGTCGCGGTGCACGAGGCGTGCCACGCGGTCGCCGCCTACCGCACCCGCCATCACCTGGAGATCGACCTGGCGACGATCGAGAAGGGCGCCGACTACCTCGGCATGGTGGCCAGCATCAAGCCGGAGGACCAGTTCACCCGGTGGAAGTCGGAGTACGAGGCCGACATCATGGTGTCGCTCGCCTCGCTGGCGGGGGAGCGGATGTTCTTCGGCGAGGACAACTCCTCCGGCGTCTCCGGCGACCTGCAGAGCGCGACCGCGATCACCGGGCTCATGGAGGCCCACTGGGGCATGGGCATCGGGGTGGCGTCGCTGCCGGCGCTGCAGGAGCTCGGCCTGCGCGAGGGCAAGGCGGCCCAGCCGCAGCCGGGAGGCGGCGGCATCGGCTTCACCGGCACTCCGGCGGGCCGGCGCGACGAGATGGTGCCCGACATGCTCCCCGAGCGGATCGAGTTCAACCTCAGCCGGCTGCTGGAGAAGACGGCCGAGCTGCTGCGCGAGAACCGCCGCGAGGTGCTGTCGGTCGCGCACGCGCTGGAGCAGCACAAGACGCTGAACGGCGACGACGTGGTCGCGGTCATCGAGGGCAGGATGGGCCCGCTGATCGACGGCACCGTCTACACCTCCGACGAGTTCTACGAGGAGATCGAGACCTACCACGCGGCCGCGGCGGCGGCCCACAAGGCGCACAGCGAGGTCCCGGTCGAGCTTCCGCTGCCCCGGAGCCGGGTCATCGAGGCGTCGGTCGTGCCGGCGTCCTCGGGCGGCACCGCGCCGGTGCTGGTCGCGCCGCCGCCCAACGGCCTGGCCGGCGGCAACGGGCACACCCCGGCGACGCAGCCGGTCGCCCCGGCGCAGCCGGACTTCGTGCCGTGGAGCGGCTCGCCGCCGCCGGTCGCCCCGGCCCCGCCGTTCGCCCGGTCGTCCGCGGAGCCGTCCCGCGCGTCGTACGGCGCGCTGTGGGCGGTCGTCGGCGTGGTCGTGGCGGTGGTGCTGCTCATGCTCCTGGGCGTGCTGCTGTTCGCCGCGCCGCGGGGCGCGGCCGGCGCGGCGGGCGCCTCCGTCGCGGGCGTGCCCGCGGGCACGGCCGTCCTGCTGGCCGTCGCGCTGGTCGCGGTGATCGGCGGCATCGCGGTCGCGTTCCTGCTGGTCCGCTCACACCAGGCGGGGCGGCGGCGGGCCGAGGAGGCCAGAGACCGGGCCGCCGAACGCGCGCAGTTGCTCGCGGCGGCCATGGACCCCGAGGTCGCGATGCGGCTGCTCGGCTACGACGGCAGGCGAGGCCCGGAGTCCTGA
- a CDS encoding carboxymuconolactone decarboxylase family protein yields the protein MKQVYEEDGTGEGPDGFFGVTAERMFSEVWSRQVLTVRERRLLLLGLLVGQDMDDMLELHLETALRSGELSPAELRETVVFLTLYAGWPRAARLSAKVEELIARTSEA from the coding sequence ATGAAGCAGGTCTACGAAGAGGACGGCACCGGCGAGGGGCCGGACGGCTTCTTCGGAGTGACGGCGGAGCGCATGTTCTCCGAGGTGTGGTCCCGGCAGGTCCTCACGGTCAGGGAACGGCGGTTGCTGCTGCTCGGCCTGCTCGTCGGCCAGGACATGGACGACATGCTGGAGCTGCACCTCGAGACCGCCCTGCGCTCGGGCGAGCTGAGCCCGGCCGAGCTGCGCGAGACGGTCGTGTTCCTCACCCTGTACGCCGGGTGGCCCCGCGCCGCCCGGCTCAGCGCGAAGGTGGAGGAGCTCATCGCCCGCACCTCCGAGGCGTGA
- a CDS encoding SDR family oxidoreductase, protein MPTALITGATAGIGAAFARRLAADGFSLVLVARDQERLAASAEALHKRYGVPAEPLRADLATDEGMAAAERRLTSGIDLLINNAGFGHHGGFLDTPVEDEVRMLRLHCEAVLRLTRAALPYMISKRRGGVINVASVAAFLPGGTYSASKAWVVNYSASAADIVNRHGVRVMALCPGFVRTEFHDRAELDMSGLPRFAWLSADRVAADAMRDLARGAWVSIPSARYKAVATLARLLPLNLTGRVARLRYR, encoded by the coding sequence ATGCCCACCGCACTCATCACCGGCGCGACCGCCGGGATCGGCGCCGCCTTCGCGCGCCGCCTGGCCGCCGACGGATTCTCCCTGGTCCTGGTGGCCCGTGATCAGGAGCGGCTCGCCGCCTCCGCCGAGGCCCTGCACAAGCGGTACGGCGTGCCGGCCGAGCCGCTGCGCGCCGACCTCGCCACCGACGAGGGGATGGCGGCGGCCGAGCGACGGCTGACCTCCGGCATCGACCTTTTGATCAACAACGCCGGGTTCGGGCACCACGGCGGCTTCCTCGACACCCCCGTGGAGGACGAGGTGCGGATGCTGCGGCTGCACTGCGAGGCGGTGCTGCGGCTGACCCGGGCGGCCCTGCCGTACATGATCTCGAAGAGGCGGGGCGGCGTGATCAACGTGGCCTCGGTCGCGGCGTTCCTCCCCGGCGGCACCTACAGCGCCAGCAAGGCGTGGGTGGTGAACTACAGCGCCTCGGCGGCCGACATCGTCAACCGGCACGGCGTGCGGGTCATGGCGCTGTGCCCGGGGTTCGTACGGACCGAGTTCCACGACCGGGCCGAGCTCGACATGTCCGGGCTGCCGCGCTTCGCGTGGCTGTCGGCCGACCGTGTCGCCGCCGACGCGATGCGCGACCTGGCGCGCGGGGCGTGGGTGAGCATCCCGTCGGCCCGTTACAAGGCGGTCGCGACGCTCGCCCGGCTCCTGCCGCTCAACCTGACCGGCCGCGTGGCGAGGCTGCGCTACCGCTGA
- a CDS encoding nucleotide sugar dehydrogenase, with protein sequence MAEKLVVVGQGPAGLPLAMRAVEAGFRVVGLDEDGWRVKRLNAGEPCAEGVGADALAAAHASGRYAASADADDATGFDVCVLTSPVRMRGGAPDLGPLGSAVRRIAPFLRPGATVVLEGTAYPGTTEEFVRPLLEQGSGLRAGEDFHLGHSPHRAEPGNPRWRLGNTPKVVSGVDAASLRAVTDFYGRLVRETVPVSSPRVSEMCALLETARAHVGAALANELSIFAAQLGVDVWEAVEAAATTPFGHATPVPCPGIEDPCLPLDVTYLPWGIRRGVGRGFRLVEAANDVNAHMPAHVVDRLGLALNRRCRSIRGSRILLLGLSPVEVAKTLCRLGARVRAADPRADDRCPDDFVVPAGVEVVEPDAAELARADAVVVLGGQDCYDYDLVQRASRFVFDTRGRCRGPNVERL encoded by the coding sequence GTGGCGGAGAAGCTGGTGGTCGTGGGCCAGGGCCCGGCCGGGCTGCCCCTGGCGATGCGCGCCGTGGAGGCGGGATTCCGCGTCGTCGGCCTCGACGAGGACGGGTGGCGGGTCAAGCGGCTCAACGCGGGGGAGCCGTGTGCCGAAGGCGTCGGCGCGGACGCGCTCGCCGCCGCGCACGCCTCCGGCAGGTACGCGGCCAGCGCCGACGCGGACGACGCCACCGGGTTCGACGTCTGCGTGCTCACCTCGCCCGTACGGATGCGGGGCGGCGCGCCCGACCTCGGCCCGCTCGGCTCGGCGGTCCGCCGGATCGCCCCGTTCCTGCGGCCGGGGGCGACCGTGGTGCTGGAGGGCACCGCCTATCCCGGCACCACCGAGGAGTTCGTACGGCCGCTGCTCGAACAGGGGTCGGGGCTGCGCGCGGGGGAGGACTTCCATCTGGGCCACAGCCCGCACCGGGCCGAGCCGGGCAACCCGCGCTGGCGGCTCGGCAACACCCCCAAGGTCGTCTCGGGCGTCGACGCGGCCTCGCTGCGGGCGGTGACGGACTTCTACGGCAGGCTCGTGCGGGAGACCGTCCCGGTCTCCTCGCCCCGGGTGTCGGAGATGTGCGCGCTGCTGGAGACCGCCCGCGCGCACGTCGGCGCGGCCCTGGCGAACGAGCTGTCGATCTTCGCCGCGCAGCTCGGCGTCGACGTGTGGGAGGCGGTCGAGGCCGCCGCCACCACGCCCTTCGGGCACGCCACCCCGGTGCCCTGCCCGGGGATCGAGGATCCCTGCCTGCCGCTCGACGTGACATACCTGCCGTGGGGGATCCGGCGCGGCGTCGGGCGGGGCTTCCGGCTGGTCGAGGCGGCCAACGACGTCAACGCGCACATGCCCGCCCACGTGGTCGACCGGCTCGGCCTCGCGCTGAACCGCAGGTGCCGCTCGATCAGGGGCAGCAGGATCCTGCTGCTGGGGCTTTCGCCCGTCGAGGTCGCCAAGACGCTGTGCCGGCTCGGCGCCCGGGTGCGGGCCGCGGACCCCCGTGCCGACGACCGCTGCCCCGACGATTTCGTCGTACCCGCCGGGGTCGAGGTGGTCGAGCCGGACGCCGCCGAGCTGGCCAGGGCCGACGCGGTCGTCGTGCTCGGCGGGCAGGACTGCTACGACTACGACCTGGTGCAGCGGGCCAGCCGGTTCGTCTTCGACACCCGGGGCCGCTGCCGCGGCCCGAACGTCGAACGGCTGTGA
- a CDS encoding glycosyltransferase: MNVSGPATQVTGLCERLSPVEFDHRLYTGYVDGGEGDHLQLRDATIPVHRVPGLGRAIKPADDYRALFRLTNAMREFKPHIVHTRTTKAGALGRLAVRLSGVGAARVHSYHGHLLDGQLSRLRRAAYVRTERRLAKMTDRLVTVGARVRDDLLAAGIGRPEQYVVIPPGVELAPLPERSQARASLGVPLDAPIVAYVGRLKKTKRPDRLAEVAKAVLARLPGARFLVCGSGELKEEVERAVMPMWESFRLLGWRRDVETVYAAADVVLLTSDSEGTPLALVEAGMAGLPVVATRVGSVPEVVMDHRTGFLTEPDPDEIADRLVRLLVDPGLARRMGESARTWTGRAFCVDRLVADTEALYRTLRGATRSEVGSR, translated from the coding sequence ATGAACGTGAGCGGTCCCGCCACCCAGGTCACGGGGTTGTGCGAGCGGCTCAGCCCGGTGGAGTTCGACCACCGCCTCTACACCGGATACGTCGACGGAGGCGAAGGCGACCACCTGCAGCTTCGCGACGCGACGATCCCGGTCCACCGGGTGCCGGGCCTCGGCCGCGCGATCAAACCGGCCGACGACTATCGGGCCCTGTTCCGGCTGACGAACGCGATGCGCGAGTTCAAGCCACATATCGTGCACACCAGGACCACCAAGGCGGGTGCGCTCGGCCGCCTCGCGGTGCGGCTGTCGGGGGTCGGGGCCGCCCGGGTGCACAGCTATCACGGCCACCTCCTCGACGGACAGCTCTCCCGCCTGCGGCGGGCCGCCTACGTCCGCACGGAGCGCCGGCTGGCGAAGATGACCGACCGCCTCGTCACGGTCGGCGCCCGGGTGCGCGACGACCTCCTCGCGGCCGGGATCGGCCGGCCCGAGCAGTACGTCGTCATCCCGCCGGGCGTCGAGCTCGCCCCGCTGCCCGAGCGCTCCCAGGCCCGCGCCTCGCTGGGCGTCCCGCTGGACGCGCCGATCGTGGCGTACGTCGGCAGGCTGAAGAAGACCAAACGGCCCGACCGGCTCGCGGAGGTCGCCAAGGCGGTGCTGGCCCGGCTGCCCGGCGCCCGGTTCCTCGTCTGCGGCAGCGGTGAGCTGAAGGAGGAGGTGGAGCGGGCCGTCATGCCGATGTGGGAGTCCTTCCGGCTGCTCGGCTGGCGGCGCGACGTCGAGACCGTGTACGCCGCGGCCGACGTGGTGCTGCTCACCTCCGACAGCGAGGGCACGCCGCTGGCGCTCGTGGAGGCCGGCATGGCGGGCCTGCCGGTGGTGGCCACGCGTGTCGGCAGCGTTCCCGAGGTCGTCATGGACCATCGCACGGGATTCCTGACCGAGCCCGACCCGGACGAGATCGCCGACCGCCTCGTACGGCTGCTGGTGGACCCCGGCCTGGCGCGGCGGATGGGCGAGTCGGCCCGGACATGGACGGGCCGGGCGTTCTGCGTGGACCGGCTGGTGGCCGACACCGAGGCCCTCTATCGGACGCTGCGCGGCGCGACGCGATCGGAGGTGGGCAGCCGATGA
- a CDS encoding ABC transporter ATP-binding protein, with translation MASIVLNNVDKIYAGGVKAVNGLNLEIKDGEFMVLVGPSGCGKSTALRMIAGLEDISGGEIVIGDRVVNHLPPKDRDIAMVFQNYALYPHMTVEENLAFGLKLRKMSKPEIQKRVNEAARMLGLEQYLKRKPAALSGGQRQRVAMGRAIVREPQAFLMDEPLSNLDAKLRVSMRASLNQLHERLGVTTVYVTHDQVEAMTLGDRVCVLRDGVLQQVDTPQNLFDDPVNLFVAGFMGSPAMNFTYAELVRDNGGAAVAFAGYRLPVPDSTFAEKPGLDRYIGRKIILGIRPSDFEDAGSASGNSAGWVRIPVRANVTEELGSEINVLFTIDAPPVEHKDTVAAAHDGDDEETTLPLTGDKSLWTARVNARSHVRPGQEIELVVDTHNLHFFDVDSGLSIGHEANIGR, from the coding sequence ATGGCTTCAATCGTTCTGAACAACGTCGACAAGATCTACGCGGGCGGGGTGAAGGCCGTGAACGGCCTCAACCTGGAGATCAAGGACGGCGAGTTCATGGTGCTGGTCGGCCCGTCGGGTTGTGGCAAGTCCACCGCCCTGCGGATGATCGCCGGCCTGGAGGACATCAGCGGCGGCGAGATCGTCATCGGTGACCGTGTCGTGAACCACCTTCCCCCGAAGGACCGCGACATCGCCATGGTCTTCCAGAACTACGCGCTCTACCCGCACATGACCGTCGAGGAGAACCTCGCCTTCGGCCTCAAGCTGCGCAAGATGTCGAAGCCGGAGATCCAGAAGCGGGTCAACGAGGCCGCCCGCATGCTCGGCCTCGAGCAGTACCTCAAGCGCAAGCCGGCCGCCCTGTCCGGTGGTCAGCGCCAGCGTGTCGCGATGGGCCGCGCCATCGTCCGCGAGCCCCAGGCCTTCCTCATGGACGAGCCGCTGTCCAACCTGGACGCCAAGCTCCGCGTCTCCATGCGCGCCTCGCTGAACCAGCTGCACGAGCGCCTGGGCGTCACCACGGTGTACGTCACCCACGACCAGGTCGAGGCCATGACCCTCGGCGACCGCGTCTGCGTCCTGCGCGACGGCGTGCTCCAGCAGGTGGACACCCCGCAGAACCTGTTCGACGACCCGGTCAACCTGTTCGTCGCGGGCTTCATGGGCTCCCCGGCCATGAACTTCACCTACGCCGAGCTGGTCCGCGACAACGGCGGCGCGGCCGTGGCCTTCGCCGGCTACCGCCTCCCCGTCCCCGACTCGACCTTCGCGGAGAAGCCGGGCCTCGACCGCTACATCGGCCGCAAGATCATCCTCGGCATCCGGCCCTCCGACTTCGAGGACGCCGGTTCGGCCAGCGGCAACAGCGCCGGGTGGGTGCGCATCCCGGTCCGCGCCAACGTCACCGAGGAGCTGGGCTCGGAGATCAACGTCCTGTTCACGATCGACGCCCCGCCGGTCGAGCACAAGGACACCGTGGCCGCCGCCCACGACGGCGACGACGAGGAGACGACGCTGCCGCTGACCGGCGACAAGTCGCTGTGGACCGCGCGTGTCAACGCCCGCAGCCACGTCCGTCCCGGCCAGGAGATCGAGCTCGTCGTCGACACGCACAACCTGCACTTCTTCGACGTCGACTCGGGCCTGTCCATCGGCCACGAGGCCAACATCGGCCGCTGA
- a CDS encoding LacI family DNA-binding transcriptional regulator codes for MQRRITIKEVAEAAGVGVATVSRVLSGGSASAETREKVLAAAARLDYRPSALGRNLRRQRTGGIGLLVPDITDSFYARLADGVLSCARSYGEPVTVGVTGDDPEREAELIGTLIEQSMDRLIAVPSGDGEMWGPALRAGLNVVFADRRVRADVPSVVPDDRAGVLTAVEYLAGLGHRKIAYLGRHGQSQRVAAFTSAIASLGLPADRDLVVHARSSRDSAYAAAAGLLQHRADVTAVIAGGNVLGEAAVLAARELDVRIPRDVSLIMFDDVPWAELCSPPLTVISQPAQDIGYRAAELVFRQGRRPPAVTLPTQLVVRASCGPKASARR; via the coding sequence GTGCAGCGACGGATAACCATCAAGGAAGTGGCGGAGGCCGCCGGGGTCGGGGTGGCCACCGTGTCCCGTGTCCTGTCGGGCGGCTCGGCGAGCGCGGAGACCCGCGAGAAGGTGCTCGCCGCGGCGGCGCGGCTCGACTACCGGCCGAGCGCGCTCGGACGCAACCTGAGGCGCCAGCGGACGGGCGGCATCGGGCTGCTGGTCCCCGACATCACCGACAGCTTCTACGCGCGGCTGGCCGACGGTGTGCTCTCCTGCGCCCGCTCGTACGGCGAGCCGGTCACGGTGGGGGTCACCGGCGACGACCCCGAGCGGGAGGCCGAGCTGATCGGCACGCTCATCGAGCAGAGCATGGACCGGCTCATCGCGGTGCCGTCCGGGGACGGCGAGATGTGGGGGCCCGCGCTGCGCGCCGGGCTCAACGTCGTGTTCGCCGACCGGCGGGTGCGCGCCGACGTGCCCAGCGTGGTGCCCGACGACCGGGCCGGGGTGCTGACGGCCGTGGAATACCTGGCCGGGCTGGGCCACCGGAAGATCGCCTACCTCGGCAGGCACGGCCAGTCGCAGCGGGTCGCCGCGTTCACCTCGGCGATCGCCTCGCTGGGCCTGCCGGCCGACCGGGATCTGGTCGTGCACGCCCGGTCGAGCCGCGACTCCGCGTACGCGGCCGCCGCGGGCCTGCTCCAGCACCGCGCCGACGTCACGGCGGTGATCGCAGGCGGCAACGTGCTCGGTGAGGCGGCCGTGCTGGCCGCTCGCGAGCTGGACGTGCGCATCCCGAGGGACGTGTCGCTCATCATGTTCGACGACGTGCCCTGGGCCGAGCTGTGCTCCCCGCCGCTGACGGTGATCTCCCAGCCGGCCCAGGACATCGGCTACCGCGCCGCCGAACTGGTGTTCCGGCAGGGCAGGCGCCCTCCTGCCGTCACGCTGCCCACCCAGCTCGTCGTGCGGGCGAGCTGCGGGCCGAAGGCGTCGGCTAGGAGATGA
- a CDS encoding glutathione peroxidase, with amino-acid sequence MSVLNIPVTTIDGESTTLGDLLGGGAALVVNVASRCGLTPQYEGLVALHKAYAGKGFTVVGVPCNQFMGQEPGSAEEIKEFCSTTYGVDFPLLEKTEVNGPDRHPLYAELTATPDTEGEAGDIQWNFEKFLVAADGQVVARFRPRVVPEAPEIAEAIEKVIS; translated from the coding sequence ATGAGCGTTCTCAACATTCCGGTGACCACGATCGACGGCGAGAGCACGACCCTCGGCGATCTGCTCGGCGGCGGGGCCGCCCTGGTGGTCAACGTGGCGTCCAGGTGCGGGCTGACCCCGCAATACGAGGGCCTGGTCGCCCTCCACAAGGCGTACGCCGGGAAGGGGTTCACGGTCGTCGGCGTGCCCTGCAACCAGTTCATGGGCCAGGAGCCCGGCTCGGCGGAGGAGATCAAGGAGTTCTGCTCCACGACGTACGGCGTGGACTTCCCCCTGCTGGAGAAGACCGAGGTCAACGGCCCGGACCGGCACCCCCTGTACGCCGAGCTGACCGCGACCCCCGACACGGAGGGCGAGGCGGGCGACATCCAGTGGAACTTCGAGAAGTTCCTCGTCGCCGCCGACGGCCAGGTGGTCGCCCGGTTCCGCCCCCGCGTGGTCCCCGAGGCCCCGGAGATCGCCGAGGCGATCGAGAAGGTCATCTCCTAG